A genomic segment from Bubalus bubalis isolate 160015118507 breed Murrah chromosome 5, NDDB_SH_1, whole genome shotgun sequence encodes:
- the LOC102393017 gene encoding olfactory receptor 8B3-like, translating to MATGNDSSVTEFILLGLTQQPELQLPLFFIFLAVYAVTVVGNVGLIILIGLNPHLQTPMYYFLFNLSFIDLCHSSVITPKMLMSFVSQNIISYAECMTQLFFFSFFVIDECFILTSMAYDRYVAICKPLLYKVSMSHQVCLMLTVGVYAMGLGGAMAHTGCMLRLSFCDGNIINHYMCDIPPLLQLSCTSTSINELVVFIVVGVSVIVPSVTVSVSYTSILSNIRHIRSAEGRSKAFSTCSSHIIVVSLFFGSSAFMYLKPFPAGSLDEDKVSTVFYTIVGPMVNPFIYSLRNKDVQVALSKTLRKRVF from the coding sequence ATGGCTACAGGGAATGACTCTTCAGTGACTGAGTTTATCCTGCTGGGTTTAACACAGCAGCCAGAACTCCAGCTgcctctctttttcattttcttagcagTTTATGCAGTCACTGTGGTGGGGAACGTTGGCTTGATTATTCTTATTGGTCTGAACCCTCACCTGCAAACTCCCATGTACTACTTTCTCTTCAACCTTTCCTTCATTGATCTCTGCCACTCCTCTGTCATTACCCCTAAAATGCTGATGAGTTTTGTAAGCCAGAACATCATCTCTTATGCAGAGTGCATGACTCAgctcttcttcttctccttctttgttATTGATGAGTGCTTTATTTTGACATCAATGGCCTATGACCGatatgtggccatctgtaagccCCTGCTCTACAAGGTCTCCATGTCCCATCAGGTCTGCCTCATGCTGACAGTGGGTGTATATGCGATGGGGCTTGGGGGTGCCATGGCCCACACTGGGTGCATGCTGCGACTCTCCTTCTGTGATGGAAACATCATCAATCACTACATGTGTGAcatccctcctctcctccagctcTCCTGCACAAGCACCTCCATCAATGAGCTGGTGGTTTTCATCGTGGTGGGTGTCAGTGTCATAGTGCCCAGTGTCACCGTCTCCGTTTCTTACACCTCGATCCTCTCCAACATCCGCCACATCCGTTCTGCAGAGGGCAGGTCCAAAGCCTTCAGTACCTGCAGCTCCCACATAATtgtggtttctcttttctttggatCATCTGCATTCATGTATCTCAAGCCTTTTCCTGCTGGGTCTCTGGATGAAGATAAAGTGTCCACAGTTTTTTACACCATTGTGGGGCCAATGGTGAATCCTTTCATCTACAGTTTGAGAAACAAAGATGTCCAAGTTGCACTGAGTAAGACTTTGAGGAAAAGGGTGTTCTAA
- the LOC102393327 gene encoding olfactory receptor 8B3-like: protein MLARNDSLVTEFILAGLTDRPELQQPLFHLFLMIYVVTMVGNLGLIILIGLNSHLHTPMYYFLFNLSFIDLCYSSVFTPKMLMNFVFRENTISYVGCMTQLFFFLFFVISECYMLTSMAYDRYVAICNPLLYKVSMSHQVCLVLSLAAYVMGFAGASAHTGCMLRLTFCNVNVINHYLCDILPLLQLSCTSIYINEVVVLIVVGINITVPSFTILISYIFILTSILHIKSSQGRLKAFSTCSSHVIALFLFFGSAAFMYLKYSSPESMDLGKISSIFYTNVVPMLNPLIYSLRNKDIKVTLRKSLFKTQQTFGLSSASPDSSQVDTR from the coding sequence ATGCTGGCTAGAAATGACTCCTTAGTGACTGAATTTATTCTTGCTGGATTAACAGACCGTCCAGAGCTCCAGCAACCCCTCTTTCACCTGTTTCTAATGATCTATGTTGTCACCATGGTGGGCAACCTGGGCTTGATCATTCTTATTGGTCTAAATTctcacctccacacccccatgtactattTCCTCTTCAACCTGTCCTTCATTGATCTCTGTTACTCTTCTGTTTTCACCCCCAAGATGCTGATGAACTTTGTGTTCAGGGAGAATACCATCTCATATGTAGGGTGCATGActcagctgtttttctttctcttttttgtcatCTCTGAGTGCTATATGTTGACCTCAATGGCCTATgatcgctatgtggccatctgtaatCCCTTGCTGTATAAGGTCTCCATGTCCCATCAGGTCTGTCTGGTGCTCTCTTTGGCTGCATATGTGATGGGGTTTGCTGGGGCGTCTGCTCACACAGGGTGCATGCTTAGACTAACCTTCTGCAATGTGAATGTCATCAACCATTACTTGTGTGACATCCTCCCACTCCTCCAACTCTCTTGTACCAGCATCTATATCAATGAGGTGGTAGTTCTCATTGTCGTGGGTATTAACATCACAGTACCCAGTTTCACCATCCTAATTTCTTACATCTTCATCCTTACTAGCATTCTTCATATCAAATCTTCTCAAGGAAGATTGAAAGCCTTTAGTACCTGTAGTTCCCATGtgattgctctttttcttttttttggttcagCAGCATTCATGTACCTTAAATATTCTTCTCCTGAATCTATGGACCTGGGaaaaatttcttctattttttatacTAATGTGGTGCCCATGCTCAATCCTTTGATTTATAGTTTGAGGAACAAGGATATCAA